The Actinosynnema mirum DSM 43827 genomic interval GGCGAGGAGGAGCGGGCGCTGCTGGCGCAGCACATCGTGGCCTACCGGCTGGACGGCCCGCTGCTGTTCCACGCCGCGCACCGGTTCCTGCTGGAGCTGAGCGAGGTGTCCCCGATGGCGGTGGTGGTGCTGCGGATGTCGCACCTGTCCGGCGTCGACACGACCGGCGTCGCGGTGCTGCGGGACGCGGTGCGCAGGTTGGAGGGGCGTGGGGTGACCGTGCTGGTGTCGGGGGTGCGGGAGGAGCACCGGCGGGCGCTGGACACGGTGGGGGCCCCGGTGTTCGACAGCACGCCCGAGGCGATCGCGCACGCGCGGGAGTTGTTGGGCAGGCAGGGTCTGCTGCCCACCTGAGCGCTCGGACCACGCCCCGCGACGCCGGTCTCACCGGTCGGCTTCGCGGGGCTTCCCGCTGTCCGGCGGGGTTTCCGGCCCGTCCCGCACCAGGCCCTGCTCCACCATCAGCTCGCGCAACCGCCGCAGCGCGGCCAGCTGCGCCGGGTGGTACATCTGCAGGACCACCTCCGCGATCGCGCTCTGCGTCAGCTCGGGGTCCAGCGGCGACCCGGCCGTGGGGTCCTTGGTCCACGGGTGGTCCTCCTGGGTCTTGCGGGCCACCGGGACGAGCCGCCGGGCGATCTCCTCGATCGCCGCCTCGTCCGCGTCCGGCGGCAGCGCGTCGAAGTCGACCTCCGCCGGGTCCGGGTTCGCGTCCAGCGTGCCGAAGCCCTCGATCGCCTGCTTGTCGAACACCGAGGCCAGGACGGTGAGCATGGACCGCTTCGACTCGGTCAGCTGCCGGGAGAACGGGGCCAGCGCGGGCGGGACGTGCGCGGGCGCGCGGTGGCGCAGGGCCAGCGCCAGCTCCGCCCGGACGCGGTTGATCCGCTCGACGGACGCCGCCAGCTCCGCGTCCAGCGCGCGGATGGCCTCCTCGGACTCCTCGTCCGCCTTCCCCATCACCGCGATCTGCGCCAGCGGGACGCCGAGGTCGCTCAGGCGCTTGATCTGGAGCAGCCGGACCAGGTGGGGGATCTTGTACTGCTTGTAGCCGTTGGCCGCCCGCTCGGGGAGGTCCAGCAGGCCGGTCGCGTGGTAGTGCCGGACGGCCTTCACGGTGGTCCCGGCCAGTTCCGCGAGCTGCCGGGTGCTCCACGTCATGCGCCTGCCCTCCGTCACCGCTCCAGTGGACACCGTGCCCAGGGGGCAGGGTCAAGGGTTTGACCCTGCCCCGAGGGCAGGGTTTCCACTGGGAGGCGGACGGAACCCACGAGGGAGGCCGAAGGTGTTCGCGGAACTGCGGCGGCGGAACGCGTTGAAGCGGGTCAGGCCCGGTCACGGACGAGTGCTCAAGCCCTTTCGCCGGTGGCAGACCCTGTCCCGGTCGCTGCTGTCCCTGGAGCCGGGGGACGGCGCGGTGTGGACGGTGGAGGTGCTGCACTGGAAGCAGCTCACCACCGAGGACGGGCGGCCGGTCGCGCACCTGTACCGGAACGGGGCGCACCACGCCGAGTCCCCGGTGCCCGCCGTCTTCCCGGTGCCGGGCGGGGTGGTCGAGGTGCAGGCGTCGGCGTTCGGGTTGAAGCGGTGCCACCACCTGCCGGACGGGGGCGGGGAGCGCCGGCTCGTGCCGGACCCGGACTCGGGAGAGGGGCGGCGGGCCCGGTTCGGGCGCGAGCACCCGGTGGCGAGCCGGTGGATCGGGATCGGGGTGGTGGCGCTGCTGGTCGTGCCGGTGCTGCTGATGGTGCCGCAGCTGCTGGAGGCCGCGACGCGGGTGCCGCCGGTGGCGGAGCGGTTCGGGACGTTCACCTCGCCGGTGGAGCTGCCGTGGTGGGGGAACGTCGCGCTCGGGCTGGTGACGGCGGCGGCGAGCACGGAGCGGGCGCTGCGGTTGCGGCACCACTGGCTGCTGGACTCGGTCGGGTAGGTGGGGTCGGTGCGGGCCGGGATGGGGCCCGGCCCGCACCGCCTGTCAGCAGTTCTTGGTCGAGGCGGGTCTGGGGGGCGCTCGCGCTACCGGGGCGCCGGCCAGGCGCGCAGGGTCGCGTCCAGCGCGTCCAGGGCGCGCCGCCAGCTCGTCCCGCTGTCCGGTTCGCTGTGCTCGAAGCTCCCCGCCAGCTCCAGCTCGGCGTACCCGTGGAACACGCTGCCCATGAACCGCACCGCGTGGACCTGCTCCGCCTCCGGCAGGTCGTAGCCCCGGAGCACCGCGCGCGCCAGGTCGGAGTGCCTGCGGCCGGTCTCGACGGCCTCCGGGGCGACGCGGCTGCGCGTGGCCGCGTACCGGCCGGGGCAGCGGCGGGCGTAGTCGCGGTACGCGCCGCCCAGCGCGGCGAGCGCGTCGCGACCGGAGCGGCCCGCCAGGGCTGCCGCGCCCAGGTCGGCCAGTTCCGCGAGCGCGAAGGCGGAGATCCGGGCGCGCAGGTCGTCGAACCCGGCGACGTGCGAGTACAGGCTCGCCACCTTGACCCCGACCCTGCGGGCGACCTCGGAGGCGGTCAGCCGGTCGAAGCCGATCTCGTCCGCCAGCTCCGCCCCGGCCTCGACCAGGCGTTCGGCGGTCAACCCGGCGCGCGCCACCCGACACCACCGTCCTTCCGAAAGGTGTTAGTCATTTGCCTAAAAGCTTTAGGCAACCTACCGTACCCCACCATGAGGCCGTTGACCGAGCAGGAGATCCGGGGCGCGTTCGTGAACTGCAGCAAGGGCGAGGCCAAGCGGCTGACCGTGCCCCGCGACCTGGCTCAGCAGCCCTGGGAGGACCTGGACTACCTGGGCTGGCACGACCCGAAGGCGCCCGAGCGGGCCTACCTGGTCGCGGAGCTGGACGGGAAGCTGACCGGGCTGGCCCTGCGGGCGCCCGCGCCGGTGGCCCGTGGGCGGAGCATGTGCTCGATCTGCGTGACCACGCACAGCGGCGGGGTGTCGCTGGTCGTGGCGCCGAAGGCCGGGAAGGCGGGCAAGCAGGGGGACTCGGTCGGGACCTACCTGTGCGGCGACCTGGCGTGCTCGCTGTACGTGCGCGGCAAGCGGGACTCGGGTGAGCCGAACCGGGAGACGCTGGGGGTGGAGGAGCGGAGCAGGCGGATCGTGGTGAACCTGAGCGCGTTCGTCGCCAGGGTCACCGGGTGACGGGGTGGGCGCGCAGCGGGATCATGCGGGTATGACCACCACCGGGTTCGACCCGAAGGACCTGCTCGCGCACAGCTCGCTGGGGATCCTGGCGACGCTCAAGGCCGACGGGGCGCCCCAGCTCTCCCCCGTGCAGCCCTACTACGACCGCGAGGCCGAGGTCGTCCTCGTCTCCACCACCGCCGGTCGGGCCAAGGCCAGGAACCTGGGGCGTGACCCGCGCGCCGCCCTGGAGGTCACCAGCGGCGACGGGCTGAGCTGGGCCACGGCCGAGGGGACCGTCGAGCTGACCGGGCCCGGCTCCGACCCGCGCGGGCCCGAGGTGGACGCGTTGGTCGACTACTACCGGCGGGCCGCCGGGGAGCACCCGGACTGGGACGAGTACCGGGCGGCGATGGTCTCCGAGCGGCGGGTGCTGATCAGCCTGCGGGTCAGCCGGGTGTACGGGGAGAGCGCCGGGTGAGCGCGGCCCGGCGCGCGGCGGGCAGCGGGAAAGTCGCCGCTCGGCGCTGATTCATCCGTTCGACGCAAGCACCGGGGCCGGGTGGTGGGGCGGGCGCACTCCGGTGCGCACCGCTGACACGTTCAGGCGCGCCCTCACCGGTCAGCGGCGCGCCCCCTGGAACGACTCTGCGCAACACGCGCGTCACCCCCTCAGCCGACGCCCCCGGAACCGCCAGCGCCGTAGCGTAGTTTCGCCCCCGACCGCCCCACGACGGCGTTGGGCGGCGATCCGGGGGCGAAGCGGCGGGGCACGGCTTCGCGGGGAGGGGACGCGATGACCACTGCGGAGGAACGGGTCGCGGCCGGGGTGAGCCGCACCGCGCTGATGGTCGCGGCGGCTCGGGCGATCGAGAGCAACCGGGACGACGCGCTCGCCGTCGACGGGTACGCGGAGCACTTCGTGCGGGCGTTACCGGACACCGAGGGCTGGCCGCTGCGCATCG includes:
- a CDS encoding MerR family transcriptional regulator, which encodes MTEGRRMTWSTRQLAELAGTTVKAVRHYHATGLLDLPERAANGYKQYKIPHLVRLLQIKRLSDLGVPLAQIAVMGKADEESEEAIRALDAELAASVERINRVRAELALALRHRAPAHVPPALAPFSRQLTESKRSMLTVLASVFDKQAIEGFGTLDANPDPAEVDFDALPPDADEAAIEEIARRLVPVARKTQEDHPWTKDPTAGSPLDPELTQSAIAEVVLQMYHPAQLAALRRLRELMVEQGLVRDGPETPPDSGKPREADR
- a CDS encoding TetR/AcrR family transcriptional regulator; amino-acid sequence: MARAGLTAERLVEAGAELADEIGFDRLTASEVARRVGVKVASLYSHVAGFDDLRARISAFALAELADLGAAALAGRSGRDALAALGGAYRDYARRCPGRYAATRSRVAPEAVETGRRHSDLARAVLRGYDLPEAEQVHAVRFMGSVFHGYAELELAGSFEHSEPDSGTSWRRALDALDATLRAWPAPR
- a CDS encoding FBP domain-containing protein, which codes for MRPLTEQEIRGAFVNCSKGEAKRLTVPRDLAQQPWEDLDYLGWHDPKAPERAYLVAELDGKLTGLALRAPAPVARGRSMCSICVTTHSGGVSLVVAPKAGKAGKQGDSVGTYLCGDLACSLYVRGKRDSGEPNRETLGVEERSRRIVVNLSAFVARVTG
- a CDS encoding PPOX class F420-dependent oxidoreductase, which gives rise to MTTTGFDPKDLLAHSSLGILATLKADGAPQLSPVQPYYDREAEVVLVSTTAGRAKARNLGRDPRAALEVTSGDGLSWATAEGTVELTGPGSDPRGPEVDALVDYYRRAAGEHPDWDEYRAAMVSERRVLISLRVSRVYGESAG